The following proteins come from a genomic window of Microtus ochrogaster isolate Prairie Vole_2 chromosome 7, MicOch1.0, whole genome shotgun sequence:
- the N4bp3 gene encoding NEDD4-binding protein 3: MATASGPAGIAMGSVGSLLERQDFSPEELRAALAGSRGSRQADGLLRKGLGQRELFSYLHLPKKDGKSGKRAPRNEPDYATLYYREHPRAGDFSKTSLPERGRFDKCRIRPSVFKSPVGSGKGFLSMQSLAAHKGQKLWRSNGSLHTLACHPPLSPGPRASQARAQLLHALSLDEGGPEPSLSDSSSGGSFGRSPGTGSSPFSSSLGHINHLGGSLDRASRSPKESGPLAVLSCLPEPPPPYEFSCPAGEEVALLPETCEGLKRDLSDQDVSNPFTQVLEERQRLWLSELKRLYVERLHEVAQKAERSERNLQLQLFMAQQEQRRLRKELRAQQGLAPEPRTSGPQVEADPNARPEEEARWEVCQKTAEISLLKQQLREAQAELAQKLAEIFSLKTQLRGSRAQAQAQDAELARLREAVRSLQEQAPREEAPGICETDDCKSRGLLGEAGGSEASEGATEQLRAELLQERLRGQEQALRFEQERQTWQEEKERVLRYQREIQGGYMDMYRRNQALEQELRVLREPPTPWSPRLESSKI; encoded by the exons ATGGCCACGGCCTCAGGCCCTGCTGGCATTGCCATGGGCAGCGTAGGCAGCCTGTTGGAACGGCAGGACTTTTCCCCTGAAGAACTTCGTGCCGCTCTGGCTGGGTCCCGGGGCTCCCGGCAGGCTGACGGGCTCCTCCGGAAAGGCTTGGGCCAGCGCGAACTCTTCAGCTACCTGCATCTCCCCAAGAAGGACGGCAAGAGCGGCAAGCGAGCACCTCGGAATGAGCCGGACTATGCCACCCTCTACTACCGGGAGCATCCTCGGGCCGGTGACTTCAGCAAGACTTCCCTGCCTGAGCGGGGTCGCTTTGACAAG TGCCGAATCCGTCCTTCGGTGTTCAAGTCTCCTGTGGGCTCCGGGAAAGGCTTCCTGTCCATGCAGAGCCTGGCAGCCCACAAGGGGCAGAAGTTGTGGCGAAGCAATGGCAGTCTGCACACGCTGGCCTGCCACCCACCTCTGAGTCCTGGGCCTCGGGCCAGTCAAGCCCGTGCACAGTTGCTTCATGCCCTCAGCTTAGATGAAGGTGGCCCTGAGCCCAGCCTTTCGGACTCTTCCAGTGGGGGGAGTTTTGGCCGTAGTCCAGGCACTGGCTCCAGCCCCTTCAGCTCCTCCTTGGGCCACATTAATCACCTTGGGGGCTCATTGGACCGTGCTTCAAGGAGCCCTAAGGAGTCTGGACCTCTGGCTGTACTGAGCTGCCTGCCTGAGCCACCTCCCCCGTATGAGTTTTCCTGTCCCGCTGGTGAGGAGGTAGCCTTGTTGCCTGAGACCTGTGAGGGACTCAAGAGGGACCTCAGTGACCAGGATGTCTCTAACCCTTTTACTCAG GTGCTAGAGGAGCGCCAGCGGTTGTGGTTGTCTGAACTGAAGCGCCTGTACGTGGAACGGCTGCATGAGGTGGCCCAGAAAGCTGAGCGCAGCGAGCGCAACCTCCAGCTGCAGCTGTTTATGGCCCAACAGGAGCAGCGGCGCCTGCGCAAGGAGCTGCGGGCTCAACAGGGCCTGGCACCAGAGCCTCGGACCTCTGGTCCTCAAGTGGAGGCTGACCCTAATGCCCGGCCAGAGGAGGAAGCCCGATGGGAG GTGTGCCAGAAGACCGCGGAGATTAGCCTGTTGAAACAGCAGCTTCGGGAAGCCCAGGCAGAGCTGGCACAGAAGCTGGCTGAGATCTTCAGTCTGAAGACGCAACTTCGGGGCAGCAGGGCACAAGCCCAGGCTCAGGACGCTGAGCTGGCTCGGCTGCGGGAGGCAGTGCGCAGCCTGCAAGAGCAGGCGCCTCGGGAGGAAGCTCCAGGCATCTGCGAGACAGATGACTGCAAGAGCCGGGGACTGCtaggagaggcaggaggcagtGAAGCCAGCGAAGGGGCCACCGAGCAGCTGCGGGCGGAGCTGCTGCAAGAGCGGCTTCGTGGCCAGGAGCAGGCGCTGCGCTTCGAGCAGGAGCGGCAGACTtggcaggaggaaaaggagagggtgcTGCGCTACCAGCGAGAAATCCAGGGGGGCTACATGGACATGTACCGGAGGAACCAGGCACTCGAACAGGAGCTGCGGGTGCTGCGGGAGCCCCCTACACCCTGGAGTCCCCGGCTGGAGTCCTCCAAAATCTGA
- the Rmnd5b gene encoding E3 ubiquitin-protein transferase RMND5B isoform X1 translates to MTAAPEAGWAAGLGDSLRAPGPGVRGAPTKARSSLRPHRPRTGGVASTQTPPSAPDRVREATMEQCACVERELDKVLHKFLTYGQHCEQSLEELLHYVGQLRAELASAALQGTPLSATLSLVMSQCCRKIKDTVQKLASDHKDIHSSVSRVGKAIDRNFDSEICGVVSDAVWDSREKQQQILQMAIVEHLYQQGMLSVAEELCQESTLNVDLDFKQPFLELNRILEALHEQDLGPALEWAVSHRQRLLELNSSLEFKLHRLHFIRLLAGGPEKQLEALSYARHFQPFARLHQREIQVMMGSLVYLRLGLEKSPYCHLLDNSHWAEICETFTRDACSLLGLSVESPLSVSFASGCVALPVLMNIKAVIEQRQCTGVWSHKDELPIEIELGMKCWYHSVFACPILRQQTSDSNPPIKLLCGHVISRDALNKLINGGKLKCPYCPMEQNPADGKRIIF, encoded by the exons ATGACAGCGGCGCCGGAAGCCGGCTGGGCTGCAGGACTAGGTGACAGCCTGCGGGCTCCGGGTCCCGGGGTGCGGGGCGCCCCGACCAAAGCCCGGAGCAGTCTTCGGCCGCACCGTCCAAGGACTGGTGGAGTCGCCTCAACTCAGACGCCTCCCAGTGCACCTGACAGGGTCAGAG AGGCCACCATGGAGCAGTGTGCGTGCGTGGAGAGGGAGCTCGACAAAGTCCTGCACAAGTTCCTGACCTACGGGCAACACTGCGAACAGAGCCTGGAGGAACTGCTGCACTATGTGGGCCAGCTGAGGGCTGAGTTGGCCAGTGCAG CTCTTCAGGGGACCCCTCTCTCAGCTACCCTCTCCCTTGTAATGTCCCAGTGCTGTCGAAAAATCAAAGACACAGTCCAGAAACTAGCTTCAGACCATAAGGACATTCATAGCAGCGTCTCCCGAGTGGGCAAAGCCATTGACAGG AACTTTGACTCTGAGATCTGCGGTGTAGTCTCAGATGCTGTGTGGGACTCCCGTGAAAAGCAGCAGCAGATCCTGCAGATGGCCATTGTGGAGCACCTGTACCAGCAGGGCATGCTCAGTGTAGCTGAGGAGCTGTGCCAG GAATCAACATTGAATGTGGACCTGGACTTCAAGCAGCCCTTCTTGGAGTTGAATCGGATCTTGGAAGCTCTACATGAGCAAGACCTGGGACCTGCACTGGA ATGGGCTGTCTCCCATCGGCAGCGCCTGCTGGAGCTCAACAGCTCCCTGGAGTTCAAGCTGCACCGGTTGCACTTTATCCGCCTCCTGGCTGGTGGCCCCGAGAAGCAGCTGGAGGCCCTCAGCTATGCCCGGCACTTCCAGCCCTTTGCTCGGCTACACCAGAGAG AAATCCAGGTGATGATGGGCAGCCTGGTGTACCTGCGGCTGGGCTTGGAGAAGTCACCCTACTGCCATCTCTTAGACAACAGCCACTGGGCGGAGATCTGTGAGACCTTTACTCGGGATGCATGTTCCCTGCTGGGGCTTTCCGTGGAGTCCCCTCTCAGTGTCAG TTTCGCTTCCGGCTGTGTGGCGCTGCCGGTGCTGATGAACATCAAAGCTGTGATCGAACAGAGGCAGTGCACTGGTGTGTGGAGTCACAAGGATGAGCTGCCG ATTGAGATCGAGCTGGGCATGAAGTGCTGGTATCACTCCGTGTTTGCGTGCCCTATCCTGCGACAGCAGACCTCAGATTCCAACCCTCCCATCAAACTTCTCTGTGGCCACGTCATCTCCCGAGATGCACTCAACAAGCTTATCAACGGAGGAAA GCTGAAGTGTCCCTACTGTCCCATGGAACAGAATCCAGCAGATGGGAAACGTATCATATTCTGA
- the Rmnd5b gene encoding E3 ubiquitin-protein transferase RMND5B isoform X2, whose protein sequence is MTAAPEAGWAAGLGDSLRAPGPGVRGAPTKARSSLRPHRPRTGGVASTQTPPSAPDRVRALQGTPLSATLSLVMSQCCRKIKDTVQKLASDHKDIHSSVSRVGKAIDRNFDSEICGVVSDAVWDSREKQQQILQMAIVEHLYQQGMLSVAEELCQESTLNVDLDFKQPFLELNRILEALHEQDLGPALEWAVSHRQRLLELNSSLEFKLHRLHFIRLLAGGPEKQLEALSYARHFQPFARLHQREIQVMMGSLVYLRLGLEKSPYCHLLDNSHWAEICETFTRDACSLLGLSVESPLSVSFASGCVALPVLMNIKAVIEQRQCTGVWSHKDELPIEIELGMKCWYHSVFACPILRQQTSDSNPPIKLLCGHVISRDALNKLINGGKLKCPYCPMEQNPADGKRIIF, encoded by the exons ATGACAGCGGCGCCGGAAGCCGGCTGGGCTGCAGGACTAGGTGACAGCCTGCGGGCTCCGGGTCCCGGGGTGCGGGGCGCCCCGACCAAAGCCCGGAGCAGTCTTCGGCCGCACCGTCCAAGGACTGGTGGAGTCGCCTCAACTCAGACGCCTCCCAGTGCACCTGACAGGGTCAGAG CTCTTCAGGGGACCCCTCTCTCAGCTACCCTCTCCCTTGTAATGTCCCAGTGCTGTCGAAAAATCAAAGACACAGTCCAGAAACTAGCTTCAGACCATAAGGACATTCATAGCAGCGTCTCCCGAGTGGGCAAAGCCATTGACAGG AACTTTGACTCTGAGATCTGCGGTGTAGTCTCAGATGCTGTGTGGGACTCCCGTGAAAAGCAGCAGCAGATCCTGCAGATGGCCATTGTGGAGCACCTGTACCAGCAGGGCATGCTCAGTGTAGCTGAGGAGCTGTGCCAG GAATCAACATTGAATGTGGACCTGGACTTCAAGCAGCCCTTCTTGGAGTTGAATCGGATCTTGGAAGCTCTACATGAGCAAGACCTGGGACCTGCACTGGA ATGGGCTGTCTCCCATCGGCAGCGCCTGCTGGAGCTCAACAGCTCCCTGGAGTTCAAGCTGCACCGGTTGCACTTTATCCGCCTCCTGGCTGGTGGCCCCGAGAAGCAGCTGGAGGCCCTCAGCTATGCCCGGCACTTCCAGCCCTTTGCTCGGCTACACCAGAGAG AAATCCAGGTGATGATGGGCAGCCTGGTGTACCTGCGGCTGGGCTTGGAGAAGTCACCCTACTGCCATCTCTTAGACAACAGCCACTGGGCGGAGATCTGTGAGACCTTTACTCGGGATGCATGTTCCCTGCTGGGGCTTTCCGTGGAGTCCCCTCTCAGTGTCAG TTTCGCTTCCGGCTGTGTGGCGCTGCCGGTGCTGATGAACATCAAAGCTGTGATCGAACAGAGGCAGTGCACTGGTGTGTGGAGTCACAAGGATGAGCTGCCG ATTGAGATCGAGCTGGGCATGAAGTGCTGGTATCACTCCGTGTTTGCGTGCCCTATCCTGCGACAGCAGACCTCAGATTCCAACCCTCCCATCAAACTTCTCTGTGGCCACGTCATCTCCCGAGATGCACTCAACAAGCTTATCAACGGAGGAAA GCTGAAGTGTCCCTACTGTCCCATGGAACAGAATCCAGCAGATGGGAAACGTATCATATTCTGA
- the Rmnd5b gene encoding E3 ubiquitin-protein transferase RMND5B isoform X3: MEQCACVERELDKVLHKFLTYGQHCEQSLEELLHYVGQLRAELASAALQGTPLSATLSLVMSQCCRKIKDTVQKLASDHKDIHSSVSRVGKAIDRNFDSEICGVVSDAVWDSREKQQQILQMAIVEHLYQQGMLSVAEELCQESTLNVDLDFKQPFLELNRILEALHEQDLGPALEWAVSHRQRLLELNSSLEFKLHRLHFIRLLAGGPEKQLEALSYARHFQPFARLHQREIQVMMGSLVYLRLGLEKSPYCHLLDNSHWAEICETFTRDACSLLGLSVESPLSVSFASGCVALPVLMNIKAVIEQRQCTGVWSHKDELPIEIELGMKCWYHSVFACPILRQQTSDSNPPIKLLCGHVISRDALNKLINGGKLKCPYCPMEQNPADGKRIIF, from the exons ATGGAGCAGTGTGCGTGCGTGGAGAGGGAGCTCGACAAAGTCCTGCACAAGTTCCTGACCTACGGGCAACACTGCGAACAGAGCCTGGAGGAACTGCTGCACTATGTGGGCCAGCTGAGGGCTGAGTTGGCCAGTGCAG CTCTTCAGGGGACCCCTCTCTCAGCTACCCTCTCCCTTGTAATGTCCCAGTGCTGTCGAAAAATCAAAGACACAGTCCAGAAACTAGCTTCAGACCATAAGGACATTCATAGCAGCGTCTCCCGAGTGGGCAAAGCCATTGACAGG AACTTTGACTCTGAGATCTGCGGTGTAGTCTCAGATGCTGTGTGGGACTCCCGTGAAAAGCAGCAGCAGATCCTGCAGATGGCCATTGTGGAGCACCTGTACCAGCAGGGCATGCTCAGTGTAGCTGAGGAGCTGTGCCAG GAATCAACATTGAATGTGGACCTGGACTTCAAGCAGCCCTTCTTGGAGTTGAATCGGATCTTGGAAGCTCTACATGAGCAAGACCTGGGACCTGCACTGGA ATGGGCTGTCTCCCATCGGCAGCGCCTGCTGGAGCTCAACAGCTCCCTGGAGTTCAAGCTGCACCGGTTGCACTTTATCCGCCTCCTGGCTGGTGGCCCCGAGAAGCAGCTGGAGGCCCTCAGCTATGCCCGGCACTTCCAGCCCTTTGCTCGGCTACACCAGAGAG AAATCCAGGTGATGATGGGCAGCCTGGTGTACCTGCGGCTGGGCTTGGAGAAGTCACCCTACTGCCATCTCTTAGACAACAGCCACTGGGCGGAGATCTGTGAGACCTTTACTCGGGATGCATGTTCCCTGCTGGGGCTTTCCGTGGAGTCCCCTCTCAGTGTCAG TTTCGCTTCCGGCTGTGTGGCGCTGCCGGTGCTGATGAACATCAAAGCTGTGATCGAACAGAGGCAGTGCACTGGTGTGTGGAGTCACAAGGATGAGCTGCCG ATTGAGATCGAGCTGGGCATGAAGTGCTGGTATCACTCCGTGTTTGCGTGCCCTATCCTGCGACAGCAGACCTCAGATTCCAACCCTCCCATCAAACTTCTCTGTGGCCACGTCATCTCCCGAGATGCACTCAACAAGCTTATCAACGGAGGAAA GCTGAAGTGTCCCTACTGTCCCATGGAACAGAATCCAGCAGATGGGAAACGTATCATATTCTGA